One Silene latifolia isolate original U9 population chromosome 4, ASM4854445v1, whole genome shotgun sequence DNA segment encodes these proteins:
- the LOC141651751 gene encoding secreted RxLR effector protein 161-like: protein MSLAKSIDTPSASNAHLSIAFSPKSAEEREYMSRVPYSSALGSLMYVMVCTRPDLAQSVSVVSRFMGDPGKEHWQAVKRIFRYLKGTSDVGLIYGGDRECLVSGTQLFDYAGDVDKQTINDGYVFTLDGSVVGWKATLRPTITLSTTLKKAEYMALTAAD, encoded by the coding sequence ATGTCTCTTGCTAAATCTATAGATACTCCTAGTGCATCAAATGCACATCTGTCTATTGCTTTCTCACCCAAGTCAGCTGAAGAAAGGGAGTACATGTCCCGAGTTCCGTACTCTAGTGCATTGGGTAGTTTGATGTATGTTATGGTCTGCACTAGACCTGATTTAGCACAGTCAGTCAGTGTGGTGAGCCGGTTTATGGGTGATCCAGGTAAAGAGCACTGGCAAGCTGTGAAGAGAATTTTTCGGTACCTTAAGGGTACATCTGATGTTGGTCTCATTTATGGAGGTGATAGAGAGTGCCTTGTGTCGGGTACTCAGTTATTCGATTATGCGGGAGATGTTGACAAGCAGACGATCAATGATGGTTATGTTTTTACTCTTGATGGTTCGGTCGTCGGTTGGAAGGCTACATTGCGACCTACGATTACTTTGTCTACTACTTTGAAGAAAGCAGAGTATATGGCGTTGACCGCAGCAGACTAA
- the LOC141653602 gene encoding non-specific lipid-transfer protein 1-like, translated as MAGSTILKLGFAILVCIAMATPRVDASIACGQVTEKLAPCLGFLESGRGPVPGCCKGVRDLNSMAVTTEDRRNACRCMKTAAAAFPSISSVYSAALPGKCGVSIPLAAGAKTDCSKIQ; from the exons ATGGCTGGCTCTACCATCCTGAAACTGGGTTTCGCCATACTTGTGTGCATAGCAATGGCTACACCACGAGTCGATGCCAGCATTGCCTGTGGTCAGGTGACTGAGAAGCTGGCACCATGTCTTGGGTTTCTTGAGAGCGGTAGAGGACCTGTACCAGGTTGCTGCAAAGGGGTGAGGGATCTGAACAGCATGGCTGTGACCACAGAAGACCGAAGAAATGCTTGTAGGTGCATGAAAACAGCTGCTGCTGCTTTTCCTAGTATCAGCTCTGTCTACTCTGCTGCTCTTCCTGGCAAGTGTGGGGTctccattcctcttgctgctggtgCCAAGACTGACTGCTCCAA GATACAGTGA
- the LOC141651750 gene encoding uncharacterized protein LOC141651750: MFKEIGVTERMNFMMGCWAIWERRNKAVFDDGEWRADWVVRRAKDLFMEMRSASMKGETQGTPGGMLRGGGQMGTDGGGSAAGLEEKWARPREGICKVNVDAGFIKGKGVGWGLVCRGISGMIDWAITIQEQGEIEPKVAEAITVYHGICEARRIGVKDVIIESDCLNVCRKLNSVAHALTHYSPWHLDFSNGAPMGKVDPCCGIRQGDPLSPYIFALCTEVLSQMILYAQDGNLIKGIKICKNGPEISHLLFADDSLFFIRGDFGELDFLMNIIDEYCVASGQCLNKDKSSLLFSPNCSLMTVKKCLTEFKFAPKHDLGNYLGLPTSIGSSKRDLFKYLVDKTKRRLSSWNNILLSSAGKLTLIRSVLSSLSLFSLSVFRIPVSVTSKLQSLMVHFWWSGTRTNKSIHWCSKEFLSRPVGEGGLGLRNIGCFNQALLAKSAWRILCVPGSLISKVIGPKLGVQDDFLFKDRWKASQASSWALKSLVWGSDLIYNNIAWTIGSSSRLNAWKSKWIEGYSLHDLCGDVIEATSDSTLLVGDLHDNHRRWDLSSLGFDPGEGVTKKILATYIPFQPSDDSFYWKFSKHGGFTVKSGYYAAAMALSNGPISNVDRSRMSAPIVTFCKSKLWKLPISNKLKVFLWKFMANALPVGSEFLKRKMDWQSSCSLCDESSPCVESISHLFRDCSFAKALWFGCPLGLRITGGVDIDARVWVINWVTYFLIGPDPNSLLFPLIATLWRIWCCRNEMVFKKRRPWPLSALNSILGDIQCMKEAVSSKDVSLLRAPLLDCSPAFGLAKRIRNSFPYWIVGGPGCENVCTIKCDAAWRADRSSGMGWCLFDGNGTLRNTAHARSFASSALHAEGNAAIMALKWALDEGYLHVRLVTDCLILVMRVLWSGEGECIVKCIIHDLKSIASHFHCCSLNSLSQGGE, translated from the exons ATGTTCAAGGAGATTGGGGTCACTGAGAGGATGAACTTTATGATGGGTTGCTGGGCAATTTGGGAGAGGCGCAACAAGGCAGTTTTTGATGACGGAGAATGGAGGGCTGACTGGGTAGTTCGACGTGCAAAGGACTTGTTCATGGAGATGAGGAGTGCGAGTATGAAGGGTGAGACGCAGGGGACACCCGGAGGGATGCTAAGGGGAGGGGGGCAGATGGGGACGGATGGTGGTGGAAGTGCAGCTGGGCTGGAGGAGAAGTGGGCGAGGCCGAGGGAAGGGATCTGCAAAGTGAACGTGGACGCGGGATTTATCAAGGGGAAGGGAGTGGGATGGGGTCTTGTGTGTCGAGGGATCTCGGGGATGATCGATTGGGCAATCACGATACAAGAACAAGGCGAGATTGAACCGAAGGTTGCGGAGGCGATAACTGTCTACCATGGAATTTGCGAGGCAAGACGGATCGGTGTGAAGGATGTCATCATCGAAAGTGATTGTTTGAACGTGTG TCGTAAACTTAATAGCGTAGCTCATGCTCTCACGCACTATAGCCCATGGCACCTAG ATTTCTCAAATGGTGCTCCTATGGGAAAAGTTGACCCTTGCTGTGGAATTAGGCAGGGTGATCCTTTATCCCCTTATATATTTGCGCTTTGTACAGAAGTTCTATCCCAAATGATTCTCTACGCTCAGGATGGCAATCTCATTAAGGGTATCAAAATTTGCAAGAATGGGCCGGAAATCTCCCATTTATTGTTTGCGGATGATTCTCTCTTCTTTATTCGAGGTGACTTTGGGGAGTTGGACTTTCTTATGAACATTATCGATGAATACTGTGTTGCCTCTGGACAATGCCTTAATAAAGATAAGTCCTCTTTACTTTTCAGTCCAAATTGCTCACTTATGACGGTCAAGAAGTGCTTGACTGAGTTTAAATTTGCTCCCAAGCATGATCTGGGAAACTATCTTGGCTTACCAACAAGTATTGGGTCTTCTAAGAGGGATTTATTTAAATATCTTGTTGACAAGACTAAGCGAAGACTATCCTCCTGGAATAACATTCTTCTATCCTCGGCTGGTAAATTGACTCTTATTCGTTCTGTTCTCTCTTCACTATCTCTTTTCTCTCTATCGGTATTTCGCATACCGGTAAGTGTAACATCAAAGCTTCAGTCCTTGATGGTGCATTTTTGGTGGAGTGGTACTAGAACAAATAAGTCCATTCATTGGTGTAGTAAAGAATTCCTTAGTAGGCCTGTGGGAGAAGGCGGTCTTGGACTTCGCAATATTGGATGTTTTAACCAAGCTCTTCTGGCCAAGTCTGCTTGGAGAATCTTATGTGTCCCGGGTAGCCTTATTAGCAAAGTTATTGGTCCCAAGCTTGGTGTTCAAGATGATTTTTTATTCAAGGACCGTTGGAAGGCTTCCCAAGCTTCGTCTTGGGCTCTAAAAAGCCTTGTATGGGGCTCTGATCTTATCTACAACAATATTGCTTGGACTATTGGATCTTCTTCTCGGCTTAATGCTTGGAAAAGTAAATGGATTGAGGGCTATAGTCTTCATGATCTTTGTGGGGATGTTATTGAGGCTACTTCTGATTCCACGTTACTGGTTGGTGATCTTCATGATAATCATAGGAGATGGGATCTCTCCTCTCTTGGTTTCGATCCGGGTGAAGGAGTTACAAAGAAAATCCTCGCAACTTATATCCCGTTTCAACCCTCGGATGACTCCTTCTACTGGAAATTTTCTAAACATGGTGGTTTCACAGTCAAGTCGGGATACTATGCTGCCGCTATGGCCTTATCTAATGGACCTATTTCGAATGTCGATCGATCTAGAATGTCTGCACCAATTGTGACCTTCTGCAAATCAAAGCTCTGGAAGTTGCCTATTTCTAACAAACTAAAGGTGTTTCTATGGAAATTTATGGCTAATGCCCTTCCAGTGGGCTCTGAATTCCTCAAACGAAAAATGGATTGGCAATCCTCCTGTTCTCTTTGTGATGAATCATCTCCTTGTGTGGAATCTATTTCTCACCTCTTCAGAGATTGTAGCTTTGCAAAGGCTTTATGGTTTGGCTGTCCTTTAGGACTTAGAATCACGGGAGGGGTGGACATTGATGCTAGGGTTTGGGTCATTAACTGGGTTACTTATTTCTTAATTGGCCCAGATCCCAACTCCCTCCTTTTTCCCCTTATTGCTACCCTTTGGAGAATTTGGTGTTGTAGGAATGAGATGGTATTCAAAAAGCGTCGCCCTTGGCCTTTGAGTGCTCTCAATTCTATTCTTGGTGACATTCAGTGTATGAAAGAGGCGGTGAGCAGTAAGGATGTTAGCCTCCTTAGAGCACCTTTGTTGGATTGTTCTCCTGCTTTTGGTTTAGCTAAGAGAATTAGAAACTCCTTCCCCTATTGGATTGTTGGTGGTCCTGGGTGCGAAAATGTTTGCACTATCAAGTGTGATGCTGCCTGGAGGGCCGATAGAAGTTCTGGTATGGGGTGGTGCTTGTTTGATGGTAATGGGACCTTAAGGAATACTGCTCACGCCCGCTCGTTTGCCTCGTCTGCCCTGCATGCCGAAGGAAATGCAGCTATTATGGCTCTcaaatgggccttggacgaagggTACCTTCATGTTAGACTAGTTACAGATTGTCTTATCTTGGTTATGCGAGTTCTTTGGAGCGGAGAAGGCGAATGCATCGTTAAGTGCATTATCCATGATTTGAAGTCTATTGCGTCTCATTTTCATTGTTGCTCTCTTAATTCTTTGTCACAGGGGGGTGAATAG
- the LOC141651752 gene encoding uncharacterized protein LOC141651752, translating to MSLNLKTPFEMWSGKSADYSILRAFGSTAYYHVSEGKLEPRAKKGVFMGYGDGVKGYRIWSPSEGRVILSRNVVFDENSMVNPTVKSYILSDSSSSVDKQVEQQDNLDESVPQEEDQPLQSESEPVPSGSSLLVPNQQSLARERSIRPNFGKPPNRLGFEDMVGYALQVAEEVDLDLHEPSTFKEAKYMF from the coding sequence ATGAGTCTGAATCtcaaaactccatttgagatgtggTCTGGTAAGTCTGCTGACTATTCTATTTTAAGAGCTTTTGGTAGTACTGCTTATTATCATGTTAGTGAGGGTAAGCTTGAGCCACGAGCTAAAAAGGGAGTATTCATGGGCTATGGGGATGGTGTCAAGGGATACCGTATCTGGTCTCCATCTGAGGGTAGGGTTATTTTGAGTAGAAATGTTGTCTTTGATGAAAATTCTATGGTTAATCCTACTGTGAAGTCTTATATTTTGTCAGATAGTAGTAGTAGTGTTGATAAACAGGTGGAGCAGCAAGACAATCTTGATGAGAGTGTACCACAGGAAGAAGATCAACCACTACAGTCCGAATCCGAACCTGTACCATCAGGTTCTTCATTACTAGTTCCGAATCAGCAGAGTTTGGCCCGTGAGCGGTCAATCAGGCCTAATTTTGGGAAGCCTCCGAATAGACTTGGTTTTGAAGATATGGTGGGTTATGCACTTCAGGTTGCTGAGGAGGTAGATCTTGACTTACATGAGCCATCCACTTTCAAAGAAGCAAAATACATGTTCTGA